Proteins encoded in a region of the Isosphaeraceae bacterium EP7 genome:
- a CDS encoding MoxR family ATPase, whose amino-acid sequence MSSAGDRITQYLDEFRHSRDVMVTELSKVVIGQRDVVEQIFAAVFTRGHVLLVGVPGLAKTLMVSSMARILDVGFKRIQFTPDLMPSDITGTNVLEEPEAGRRAFRFVPGPIFSNIILADEINRTPPKTQAALLQAMQEREVTVGQETLNLPEPFFVIATQNPIEQEGTYPLPEAQLDRFMFDIRVGYPSLEEEEKILSATTKGESVELKKVLSGKAIINLQKLVMSVPISDYAVKYVARLVRATRPGDPQTPQFIKDMVDYGAGPRAGQNLILGGKAMAAMDGRFSVSLDDIRKVAIPVLRHRISTNFQAQAEGQTTETIIKRLIAEIREPDVPKYEKRTQ is encoded by the coding sequence ATGTCCAGTGCCGGCGACCGCATCACGCAATATCTCGACGAGTTCCGCCATTCGCGGGACGTCATGGTCACCGAGCTGAGCAAGGTCGTCATCGGCCAGCGTGACGTCGTTGAGCAGATCTTCGCCGCCGTCTTCACGCGCGGCCACGTCCTGCTCGTCGGCGTCCCTGGCCTGGCAAAGACCTTGATGGTCAGCTCGATGGCCCGGATCCTCGACGTCGGGTTCAAGCGCATCCAGTTCACCCCCGACCTGATGCCCTCGGACATCACCGGCACCAACGTGCTGGAAGAGCCCGAGGCGGGCCGACGCGCCTTCCGGTTCGTCCCCGGGCCGATCTTCTCCAACATCATCCTGGCCGACGAAATCAACCGGACCCCGCCCAAGACGCAGGCGGCCTTGCTCCAGGCCATGCAGGAGCGTGAGGTCACCGTCGGCCAGGAGACCCTGAACCTGCCCGAGCCCTTCTTCGTCATCGCCACCCAGAACCCGATCGAGCAGGAGGGAACCTACCCTCTGCCCGAGGCCCAGCTCGACCGGTTCATGTTCGACATCCGCGTCGGCTACCCCAGCCTGGAAGAGGAAGAGAAGATCCTCTCGGCCACCACCAAGGGGGAGTCGGTCGAGCTGAAGAAGGTGCTCTCGGGCAAGGCGATCATCAACCTGCAGAAGCTGGTCATGTCGGTGCCCATCTCCGACTACGCCGTGAAGTACGTCGCCAGGCTCGTGCGGGCCACCCGCCCCGGAGACCCCCAGACGCCGCAGTTCATCAAGGACATGGTCGACTACGGCGCGGGGCCTCGCGCCGGCCAGAACCTGATCCTCGGCGGCAAGGCGATGGCCGCGATGGACGGCCGCTTCAGCGTCTCCTTGGACGACATCCGCAAGGTGGCGATCCCGGTCTTGCGACATCGGATCAGCACCAACTTCCAGGCCCAGGCCGAGGGCCAGACCACCGAGACCATCATCAAGCGCCTGATCGCCGAGATCCGCGAGCCCGACGTGCCCAAGTACGAGAAGCGGACCCAGTGA
- a CDS encoding DUF58 domain-containing protein — MSTAEKYLKPEVIRQVARLDLRAKFIVEGFLTGLHASPFHGFSVEFSEHRKYTAGDNISDIDWSVYAKTDRFYIKKFQAETNLTGYLLMDLSGSMGYTHRQELTKFEYAISLAAALGYLMIHQQDPVGLIAFDQQVRQCLPPRSKRSQLGNILSMLAKLTPSGETAIAKSLHQAASMIRHRGLIMIFSDLLADTGPIVKALHRLRHAGHDVIVFHILDEAEALFPFEGMVELEDNETHETLLVDADGIKADYLEEVEAFRASMRKDCLGARIDYVPLHTGMPFDKALMSYLQNRRQRG; from the coding sequence ATGAGCACCGCCGAGAAGTACCTGAAGCCCGAGGTGATCCGCCAGGTCGCCCGGCTCGACCTGCGCGCCAAGTTCATCGTCGAGGGGTTCCTCACCGGCCTGCACGCCAGCCCGTTCCACGGCTTCTCCGTCGAGTTCTCCGAGCACCGCAAGTACACCGCCGGCGACAACATCTCGGACATCGACTGGAGCGTCTACGCCAAGACCGATCGCTTCTACATCAAGAAGTTCCAGGCCGAGACCAACCTCACCGGTTATCTCCTCATGGACCTGTCCGGGTCGATGGGATACACCCACCGGCAAGAGCTGACGAAGTTCGAGTACGCCATCAGCCTGGCCGCGGCGCTCGGCTACCTGATGATCCACCAGCAGGACCCCGTCGGCCTGATCGCCTTCGACCAGCAGGTGCGGCAGTGCCTGCCGCCGAGGAGCAAGCGGTCGCAGCTCGGCAATATCCTGTCGATGCTGGCCAAGCTGACGCCCAGCGGCGAGACCGCGATCGCCAAGAGCCTGCATCAGGCCGCCAGCATGATCCGCCACCGCGGCCTGATCATGATCTTCTCCGACCTCCTGGCCGACACCGGCCCCATCGTCAAGGCACTGCACCGGCTGCGGCACGCGGGTCACGACGTCATCGTCTTCCACATCCTCGACGAGGCCGAGGCCCTCTTCCCGTTCGAAGGGATGGTCGAGCTGGAAGACAACGAGACGCACGAGACGTTGCTGGTCGACGCCGATGGGATCAAGGCCGACTACCTTGAAGAGGTCGAGGCCTTCCGCGCCTCGATGCGCAAGGATTGCCTGGGCGCCCGCATCGATTATGTGCCGCTGCACACCGGCATGCCGTTCGACAAGGCCCTGATGAGCTACCTCCAGAATCGCCGCCAGCGCGGCTGA